A single Metarhizium brunneum chromosome 5, complete sequence DNA region contains:
- the abcE gene encoding ABC multidrug transporter E, producing the protein MGVEQKEAAKVASPLPGNSRESTTTTPEEADQPDVKPNKQASGSSSFTSFLRVFTYNDKLGWLLNVIACLGMIGAGVVLPLMDVVFGKFVNTFNNFVTGKLSPDGYMDEVGHFTLYFVYLFIAKFCLTFLWTGLVNITAIRTTKELRVDFVRQTLRQEISFFDSPSSSVSGQITTNGNLVNNGISEKLGLIIQALSMFVAAFVVAFIVQWKLTLITLAIVPFNAIVTLGSIYVDALYEYRMFDIYAESGSLAEEAFATIRTAHAFWAFPKLTMRFDRILERARQIGKKKSLVYAIMFPIEFFSVIAGYALAFWQGMRMYSDGEIQNPGTVVTVIFAVLVAAQALTQIAPQTIAISKAMAAAQDLFAIIDRQSAIDSLSEGGETIENFKGDIKLRKVRFAYPSRPGVPVLHGLDLDIPSDKTTALVGASGSGKSTIFGLLERWYTYSAGTITLDNSKLEDLNLRWLRTNIRLVQQEPTLFSGTIYQNVVDGLTGTDKEGLPDEVRKPLVIEACKAAFAHDFIEDLPRGYDTWIGERGASLSGGQKQRIVIARSIISNPKVLLLDEATSALDPNAEKIVQAALNNVAKGRTMVIIAHRLSTIRDADNIIVMSKGETVENGTHSELIERAGAYARLVRAQDLGKTSDSMGDEPEHDKDARVVGMEKELTRASTTEQRTLWWPTFVIFLTCVAGGGTYPALAVLFSKTMEAFETIDVDKCNFFALMFFVVALGNLVLYAVAGWLSNIVAQTTMKFYRGEIFNNTLRQDMPFFDKPENGTGALVSRLTSEPTSLQELLSMNISLLVICIVNLVASCILAIISGWKLGLVLTFGALPFIVGSGYMRIRLEFKFEEDTVERFAKSSAVAAEAVMGIRTVSSLALERAVIERYREKLQGIARHAIGSLGYKMFFYALSQSVSMLAMGLGFWYGGKLVSTGEYTSGQFYVIFIAIVFSGEAAAMLFQYTTSITKAGTAINYIFRLRRDRILFDDGDGDWQPEGNGTIAEKELGGKGTEMIFDKVQFSYPLRPKQKVLRGVDVAIRPGKMVAFVGASGCGKSTMIALLQRFYDPTSGELRANGRDVKSLNRCRYRRDMALVQQEPVLYQGSIRENISLGIEKGNPSEAQIIEACKSANVWDFVSSLPEGLDTACGNQGLSLSGGQRQRIAIARALIRRPRLLLLDEATSALDTESEKVVKEALDRAAEGRTTIAVAHRLSTIRDADVIAVFAKGNIVELGTHDELVDKKGMYYEMVLGQSLDRES; encoded by the exons CGTGTCTTCACATACAACGATAAGCTAGGATGGCTCTTGAACGTCATCGCCTGCCTGGGCATGATAGGTGCAGGCGTAGTTCTTCCTCTGATGGACGTTGTGTTTGGAAAGTTTGTCAATACGTTTAACAACTTCGTTACCGGCAAGTTGTCGCCCGATGGGTACATGGACGAAGTTGGCCACTTTAC GTTGTACTTTGTATATCTCTTTATTGCCAAATTTTGCTTGACCTTCCTTTGGACG GGCCTCGTCAATATTACTGCCATCCGCACAACCAAGGAACTTCGAGTCGACTTTGTGCGACAGACTCTGCGCCAGGAGATCTCCTTTTTCGACAGCCCTTCCTCATCGGTATCTGGCCAAATCACCACCAACGGAAATCTCGTCAACAACGGCATATCAGAGAAGCTTGGACTCATCATCCAGGCTCTCTCTATGTTTGTGGCTGCCTTTGTCGTTGCGTTTATAGTACAATGGAAATTGACACTCATCACACTAGCCATTGTGCCATTCAATGCCATAGTCACACTGGGCTCCATCTATGTAGATGCATTGTACGAGTATAGGATGTTCGATATATACGCCGAATCGGGGTCgcttgctgaagaagctttTGCCACCATCCGCACCGCCCACGCGTTCTGGGCCTTCCCCAAGCTTACCATGAGATTTGACCGGATATTAGAGAGGGCTCGACAGAttggcaagaagaagtcTCTGGTCTATGCTATCATGTTTCCCATTGAGTTCTTTAGTGTCATTGCAGGATATGCGTTAGCCTTTTGGCAAGGAATGAGGATGTATTCTGATGGCGAGATTCAAAATCCGGGCACAGTCGTTAC CGTGATTTTTGCCGTCCTGGTGGCAGCCCAAGCTCTCACGCAAATTGCACCACAGACAATTGCCATTTCGAAAGCAATGGCTGCGGCTCAAGACCTCTTCGCCATTATTGACCGACAATCCGCGATCGACTCTCTTTCAGAGGGCGGAGAGACCATCGAGAATTTCAAGGGTGATATTAAACTTCGCAAAGTGCGCTTTGCGTATCCCTCCCGTCCCGGTGTTCCGGTATTGCATGGATTAGACTTGGATATTCCATCGGATAAGACTACCGCGCTGGTGGGTGCCAGTGGTTCCGGAAAGAGTACAATATTTGGGTTGCTAGAGCGTTGGTATACCTACTCTGCGGGAACCATTACACTTGACAATTCCAAGCTAGAAGATCTCAACCTGCGCTGGTTAAGGACCAATATTCGACTCGTTCAACAGGAGCCTACTCTTTTCAGTGGCACCATTTACCAGAATGTTGTAGATGGTCTTACGGGCACGGACAAGGAGGGTTTGCCTGACGAAGTGCGAAAACCTCTTGTGATTGAGGCCTGTAAAGCGGCCTTTGCTCACGACTTTATTGAGGATCTGCCAAGGGGGTATGACACGTGGATTGGCGAGAGGGGCGCGTCGTTGTCGGGCGGCCAGAAGCAGCGTATTGTCATTGCCCGCAGTATCATCTCCAACCCCAAGGTGCTCTTATTAGACGAGGCTACTAGTGCTCTCGACCCAAATGCCGAGAAAATTGTCCAGGCTGCACTGAACAATGTTGCCAAGGGCCGGACCATGGTTATTATTGCCCATCGATTATCGACGATTCGTGATGCGGATAACATTATCGTCATGTCCAAAGGCGAAACTGTCGAAAACGGAACACACTCAGAATTGATTGAAAGGGCAGGAGCGTATGCTCGGCTTGTTCGAGCCCAAGACCTGGGAAAGACGTCTGACTCTATGGGAGATGAGCCTGAGCATGACAAGGATGCGCGGGTAGTCGGCATGGAAAAAGAGCTCACAcgggcctcgacgacgg AGCAAAGGACTCTGTGGTGGCCGACGTTTGTTATTTTTCTGACCTGTGTTGCTGGAG GCGGTACCTATCCGGCActtgccgtcttgttctCCAAGACGATGGAAGCTTTTGAAACGATTGACGTTGACAAGTGCAACTTTTTTGCTCTCATGTTCTTCGTTGTGGCCTTGGGAAACCTCGTGCTATATGCTGTTGCTGGGTGGTTGTCCAACATTGTTGCGCAGACTACCATGAAGTTTTACCGCGGCGAAATCTTCAACAACACGCTCCGTCAAGACATGCCATTCTTTGACAAACCCGAAAACGGAACAGGGGCTCTCGTGTCACGGTTGACATCAGAGCCCACCAGCCTCCAGGAGCTATTGTCAATGAACATCTCTCTCTTGGTCATCTGCATCGTAAACCTCGTGGCTAGTTGCATCCTCGCCATTATATCAGGCTGGAAGTTGGGATTGGTTCTGACCTTTGGAGCTCTTCCATTCATCGTGGGTTCGGGATATATGCGGATCCGACTAGAGTTCAAGTTTGAAGAAGACACCGTTGAGCGCTTCGCCAAGAGCAGCGCTGTGGCAGCTGAAGCAGTCATGGGGATCAGGACAGTCTCATCCCTTGCGCTCGAACGAGCCGTGATTGAGAGATACCGAGAGAAATTACAAGGTATTGCGCGCCATGCtattggcagccttggctaTAAAATGTTCTTCTATGCACTCAGCCAGTCTGTGTCCATGCTTGCCATGGGCCTGGGGTTCTGGTATGGCGGCAAGCTTGTGTCGACGGGCGAATACACGTCTGGTCAGTTTTATGTTATTTTTATCGCGATTGTCTTCTCAGGCGAGGCTGCCGCTATGCTATTCCAGTATACGACAAGCATTACCAAGGCCGGGACCGCCATCAATTATATTTTCCGGCTCCGTCGGGACCGAATTCtctttgatgatggcgatggcgactGGCAACCCGAGGGTAATGGCACCATTGCCGAAAAGGAACTCGGTGGAAAGGGCACGGAAATGATCTTTGACAAAGTCCAGTTCTCGTATCCCTTACGGCCGAAGCAAAAGGTCCTCCGCGGCGTTGACGTGGCCATCAGGCCGGGCAAAATGGTGGCCTTTGTAGGGGCCTCTGGCTGTGGAAAGTCCACCATGATAGCGCTCCTGCAACGCTTTTACGATCCGACAAGCGGCGAGCTCCGTGCCAACGGTCGAGATGTGAAGAGCCTCAATCGGTGCAGGTACCGTCGCGACATGGCACTTGTTCAGCAAGAACCCGTGCTCTACCAGGGGTCCATACGAGAAAATATCTCGCTGGGCATTGAAAAGGGCAATCCGTCAGAAGCACAAATCATTGAGGCTTGCAAGAGCGCCAATGTATGGGACTTTGTCTCGTCCTTGCCAGAAGGCCTTGATACGGCATGCGGCAACCAGGGTCTGTCGCTGTCGGGTGGCCAACGCCAGCGGATTGCCATTGCACGAGCCTTGATTCGCAGGCCCCGATTACTGttgctcgacgaggccacAAGTGCCCTGGACACTGAATCGGAAAAGGTTGTGAAGGAGGCGTTGGATCGTGCGGCCGAGGGCAGAACGACTATTGCAGTTGCCCATCGACTAAGCACGATTCGCGATGCCGATGTGATTGCCGTGTTTGCCAAGGGGAATATAGTGGAATTGGGGACTCACGACGAACTGGTGGATAAGAAGGGCATGTACTATGAGATGGTGCTGGGGCAGTCGTTGGATCGGGAGTCTTGA
- the glxK gene encoding Glycerate kinase has translation MKPLRILIAPSGFKESLEPDEAAACIEKGIRRVLDNATSIVRRMPVHDGGEGFCNALVAAKGGEIRPMTVLGPHKTPIPSHYGVIGEDKRTAVLDMASAAGLRLVRRDCRDPTATTSYGVGQLIAAALDEGCTKIIIGCGDSGTSDGGAGMLQALGARLLDDNDQELPTAAGGGSLIHLRSICLDGLHPRLLDSRSGGQAIEMEAVCNIKNILCGSNGVARVYGPQKGATPAQVNVLSRAMDNLARVAAPLLGYDMSSAPGGGASGGLGAGLLLLGARLRPRVAAIDEYFQLQQTLDSRWDIVFTAEGALDSQSTKGKMTGEVARKARAQGACVIALVGTISTGANSVYEDGFSAFSSILDSPLSLDDAIQQTASLLTSAAERTMRVVQVGLSLQSRDGL, from the exons ATGAAGCCTCTTCGCATCCTCATTGCACCCTCGGGCTTTAAAGAAAGCCTCGAGCCAgacgaagccgccgcctgcaTCGAAAAGGGCATCAGGCGAGTACTGGACAACGCAACGTCCATTGTCCGCCGGATGCCCGTCCACGATGGCGGCGAAGGCTTCTGcaacgccctcgtcgccgccaagggGGGCGAAATTCGTCCCATGACGGTGCTGGGACCGCACAAGACGCCCATTCCCTCGCACTACGGCGTCATCGGCGAGGACAAGCGCACCGCCGTCCTGGACATGGCGAGCGCAGCCGGCTTGCGGCTCGTCCGCCGAGACTGCCGGGACCCGACGGCCACGACGTCATACGGCGTCGGCCAGCTCATAGCCGCCGCTCTCGACGAGGGCTGCACCAAAATCATCATCGGGTGCGGAGACTCCGGCACCtcggacggcggcgccggcatgCTCCAGGCGCTCGGGGCCCGGCTGCTCGACGACAACGATCAAGAGTTGCCCACGGCCGCGGGCGGCGGCTCTCTGATACACCTGCGCAGCATCTGCCTAGACGGCCTTCATCCGCGCCTCCTCGATTCCCGCTCAG GCGGGCAGGCCATCGAGATGGAAGCCGTGTGCAACATCAAGAACATCCTCtgcggcagcaacggcgtCGCCCGCGTCTACGGGCCGCAAAAGGGCGCAACACCCGCCCAGGTGAACGTCTTGTCGCGAGCCATGGACAATCTTGCCCGTGTGGCAGCCCCCCTCCTCGGATACGACATGTCGAGCGCCCCCGGTGGTGGCGCGtccggcggcctcggcgccggcctcCTTCTGCTCGGCGCCCGTCTCCGGCCGCGAGTGGCTGCCATCGATGAATATTTCCAGCTGCAGCAGACGCTCGACTCTCGCTGGGACATTGTCTTTACGGCCGAGGGCGCGCTCGACTCCCAGTCCACAAAGGGGAAGATGACGGGCGAAGTTGCGCGGAAAGCGAGGGCGCAGGGGGCATGTGTGATTGCCTTGGTGGGCACAATTAGCACGGGCGCAAATAGCGTCTATGAGGATGGGTTCTCGGCCTTTTCGAGTATCCTAGACTCTCCGCTGAGCTTGGACGATGCTATACAGCAGACGGCGAGCCTGCTCACCTCTGCGGCGGAGCGGACCATGAGGGTCGTCCAGGTTGGTCTGTCTCTTCAATCGCGGGATGGCCTGTAG